A stretch of bacterium DNA encodes these proteins:
- the selA gene encoding L-seryl-tRNA(Sec) selenium transferase, translated as MKPNLLRKLPAVDTIFKSVQIMPEVEQFSRLIVVQTIRTVLADIRTRIKNKEKGIDISVEAIGKEVIEQVRKLSQPSLKPLINATGTVLHTNFGRAILCKEAIHALHQAASTPVNLEYDIETADRGDRDNHIESLLCKLTGAQSATVVNNNAAAVLLSLNTLAQGKEVIVSRGELIEIGGTFRLPEIMQKSGCILVEVGTTNRTHLEDYKNAITKNTVLLLKAHTSNYRIVGFTAEVNQVELCAIGTKFKIPVMVDLGSGALVDLSKYGLPKEITVQEIVNSGADIVTFSGDKLLGGPQAGLIVGKKKYIDRIKKNPLKRALRVDKLTIAALEATLKLYLNEEKLAQTLPTLYWLTRPLPEIEKVANEAAEQLKFIFGNKVTIKVTDGYSEVGSGALPEEKIPTKLITLVPIKVSVQELASVFRKNNPPIIGRIHAKKFILDPRCIPSANLIVPKVI; from the coding sequence ATGAAACCAAATCTTTTACGCAAACTACCTGCAGTAGATACAATTTTTAAATCCGTTCAAATAATGCCTGAGGTAGAACAATTTTCTCGTCTGATAGTAGTCCAAACAATTCGAACTGTTCTTGCTGATATTAGAACGAGAATTAAAAATAAAGAAAAGGGGATTGATATTTCGGTTGAAGCAATCGGCAAAGAAGTCATCGAACAAGTAAGAAAACTCAGCCAACCCTCATTGAAACCATTGATTAATGCTACCGGAACCGTTCTCCATACTAATTTCGGACGAGCGATATTGTGTAAAGAAGCTATACACGCTTTGCACCAAGCAGCTTCGACTCCGGTGAATTTGGAATATGATATAGAAACCGCAGACCGTGGCGACAGGGATAATCATATTGAATCGTTACTCTGCAAACTGACCGGAGCACAATCGGCTACTGTCGTTAATAATAATGCGGCTGCAGTTTTACTCAGTTTAAATACATTAGCTCAAGGGAAAGAAGTTATCGTTTCTCGCGGCGAATTAATCGAAATCGGAGGAACTTTTCGCCTGCCAGAGATTATGCAAAAAAGCGGTTGTATTTTAGTAGAAGTTGGAACAACGAACCGAACCCATCTAGAGGATTATAAAAATGCTATCACCAAAAATACGGTATTGTTACTAAAAGCACATACCAGCAATTATCGGATAGTCGGATTTACTGCAGAAGTCAACCAAGTTGAATTATGTGCCATTGGCACCAAATTTAAAATACCAGTCATGGTAGATTTAGGCTCCGGTGCGTTGGTCGACCTATCGAAATATGGTTTGCCAAAAGAGATTACCGTCCAAGAAATCGTCAACTCTGGCGCAGATATTGTTACTTTTAGCGGAGATAAACTATTAGGCGGACCGCAAGCCGGTTTAATCGTTGGAAAAAAGAAATATATAGACCGGATTAAAAAGAATCCGTTAAAACGCGCACTTCGGGTTGATAAATTAACAATTGCAGCACTAGAAGCAACCTTAAAACTTTATCTAAATGAAGAGAAACTCGCGCAAACGCTCCCTACCCTATACTGGCTCACCCGTCCTCTCCCAGAAATTGAAAAAGTTGCTAACGAAGCCGCTGAACAATTAAAATTTATTTTTGGAAATAAGGTAACAATAAAAGTTACCGACGGTTATTCCGAAGTCGGTAGCGGTGCACTTCCGGAAGAAAAAATACCAACGAAACTTATTACACTCGTTCCAATAAAAGTTTCTGTTCAAGAATTAGCGAGTGTATTCCGGAAAAACAATCCTCCAATTATTGGGAGAATACATGCGAAAAAGTTTATTCTTGATCCACGGTGTATCCCGAGTGCAAACTTAATAGTGCCTAAAGTGATTTAA
- a CDS encoding acetate kinase: MKVLVINAGSSSIKYQLFEMPEQKVLAKGVLEKIGEENSVLSHKTDDKTVQFTQPIQNHELGMQLITKILTDPKIGVIKNIAEISAVGHRVVHGGEKFTGSCLITKEVIDAIQEYADLAPLHNPPNLTGIKAATAILPNIPQVAAFDTAFHQTMPKYAYIYGIPYEYYEKYKVRRYGFHGTSHRYVARRAAVLLGKNKTEANIITCHLGNGCSITAVLAGNSVDNSMGLTPLEGLVMGTRAGDIDPGLIFYLAERLQLSIPQITQILNKKSGLLGISGISNDVRNLLEEADKGNERAKLAIDVFCYRVKKYIGAYMAVLGRTDAIVFTGGIGENATSLREKICDNLDWFGIILDRELNAKTQRIEQCISAPESRVKVFVIPTDEEARIAFDTCEIATKLNNKKI; the protein is encoded by the coding sequence ATGAAAGTTCTAGTGATTAATGCTGGGAGTTCTTCCATAAAATATCAGCTATTTGAAATGCCAGAACAAAAGGTACTAGCAAAAGGAGTATTAGAAAAAATTGGTGAAGAGAATTCCGTTTTATCGCATAAGACGGACGATAAAACCGTTCAATTCACTCAGCCCATTCAAAACCATGAACTGGGAATGCAGTTAATTACCAAAATTCTAACTGATCCGAAGATCGGCGTTATAAAAAATATCGCGGAAATTTCTGCCGTAGGACATCGGGTTGTTCATGGTGGGGAAAAGTTCACTGGTTCCTGTCTCATAACCAAGGAGGTGATTGATGCTATTCAAGAATATGCAGATTTAGCCCCGCTCCATAATCCCCCGAATCTAACCGGGATTAAAGCTGCAACTGCCATTCTACCCAATATTCCGCAAGTAGCTGCGTTTGACACCGCATTTCATCAGACGATGCCAAAATACGCTTATATCTATGGAATCCCCTATGAATATTATGAAAAATATAAAGTTCGGCGGTATGGATTCCATGGCACTTCGCATCGGTATGTTGCGCGTCGTGCCGCAGTATTATTGGGTAAAAATAAAACTGAAGCAAATATTATCACCTGTCATCTTGGTAATGGCTGTAGCATAACTGCGGTACTCGCAGGAAATTCAGTAGATAACTCAATGGGATTGACTCCGTTAGAAGGATTGGTTATGGGAACACGTGCAGGAGATATTGATCCTGGGTTAATATTTTACCTTGCGGAACGACTGCAACTATCTATCCCGCAAATTACCCAAATATTGAATAAAAAAAGTGGTTTACTGGGTATCTCAGGGATCAGCAACGATGTTCGTAATCTGCTAGAAGAAGCTGATAAGGGGAATGAACGAGCGAAACTTGCGATAGATGTATTTTGCTATCGAGTAAAAAAATATATCGGTGCTTACATGGCAGTTCTCGGTCGAACTGACGCAATCGTTTTTACCGGGGGAATTGGTGAAAATGCAACTTCGTTAAGGGAGAAAATCTGCGATAACCTCGATTGGTTTGGCATAATCCTCGACCGCGAACTGAATGCCAAAACCCAACGAATAGAACAATGTATTAGCGCACCGGAATCGCGGGTGAAAGTTTTTGTTATTCCAACTGATGAAGAAGCTCGTATCGCATTCGATACTTGCGAAATTGCAACAAAACTTAACAACAAAAAAATTTAA
- the tmk gene encoding dTMP kinase, with translation MKKKKGLFISLEGGEGSGKSTQVRLLKNYLQRRGYQVIATLEPGGTVIGNQIRRILLSPSNNTMVPLTELFLYLASRAQIVQEIIKPALYQGKIVICDRYADSSVAYQGVARKLGIEFVQQLNRIATDNLQPDITFFLDIEPKLGLARKIRHSYGHVDRLEKELLAFHRLVRKGYIKLAKNEPARIKVISVTQNLTPKDIFQLMKRELDILLGET, from the coding sequence ATGAAAAAGAAAAAGGGATTATTTATATCGTTAGAAGGCGGCGAAGGTAGTGGTAAATCAACGCAAGTACGATTACTTAAAAACTATTTGCAGCGAAGAGGATATCAGGTTATCGCTACTTTAGAACCAGGTGGCACAGTCATCGGGAATCAAATTCGCAGAATACTCTTATCGCCAAGCAACAATACTATGGTTCCCTTAACTGAACTGTTCTTATATTTAGCGAGTCGAGCGCAAATTGTTCAGGAGATTATAAAACCCGCATTGTATCAAGGAAAAATAGTTATCTGTGACCGGTATGCTGATTCTTCTGTAGCATATCAAGGTGTAGCACGAAAGTTAGGTATCGAATTCGTCCAACAATTAAATAGAATAGCAACAGATAACTTACAGCCCGATATAACTTTTTTCTTAGATATCGAACCAAAATTAGGATTAGCTAGAAAAATACGCCATTCTTATGGACACGTAGACCGGTTGGAAAAAGAATTGCTCGCTTTTCACCGTTTAGTAAGAAAAGGATATATCAAATTGGCTAAAAATGAGCCGGCCAGGATAAAAGTTATCTCGGTTACGCAAAACTTAACCCCCAAGGATATTTTTCAACTAATGAAACGAGAGCTCGATATCCTGTTGGGTGAAACATAA
- a CDS encoding extracellular solute-binding protein: MRKAILIISIILIATNTLWAAPKLIIVSPHWEGIRKEFTRTYQQWYMKNYGGNVEIEWLDQGGGADVLRYIKSEFSKKPDGIGIDLFFGGGLEPYLELAKSNLLYSYRVSDKQLKNIPSSYYGIPLYDKQYRWYGVALSGFGILENSVVTKKLGLPAVKTWADLTHPRLRGWVGSADPRHSGSVHMMYEIILQAYGWERGWENITLLGANVKSFPKTASVTPEDVKLGEVAYGLAIDVYAWSKINEVGKDKMRFIFPQGVTVINPDCIAILKGAPNLTEAKSFLEFTLTSEAQKLLMLPKGTPEGPKEFTLTRMSVIPRLYEELNSRSIIPFNPFRSHGGMKYNFEIGSARYMILNDLIGAMIIDTHSELIQAWNKIIARGLNPMEKHQLGRPPISEEEALQLAQTKWNDQAFRNQKIAEWIRFAQQKYTSLIKTNKN, translated from the coding sequence ATGCGAAAAGCTATTTTAATAATTTCAATAATTTTAATTGCAACCAATACTTTGTGGGCTGCCCCAAAACTTATTATTGTTTCACCGCATTGGGAAGGGATTCGTAAAGAATTTACGCGAACCTATCAACAGTGGTATATGAAGAATTACGGCGGCAATGTTGAAATCGAATGGCTTGACCAAGGTGGCGGCGCTGATGTTCTGCGGTATATCAAATCCGAATTCTCCAAAAAACCTGATGGAATTGGAATAGACCTATTTTTCGGCGGTGGACTAGAACCTTATTTGGAATTAGCGAAATCGAATTTGTTATATTCATATCGCGTTTCAGATAAACAGCTGAAAAATATTCCATCGAGCTATTATGGTATTCCTCTCTATGATAAGCAATATCGTTGGTATGGGGTAGCATTGTCGGGGTTCGGGATTCTTGAAAATTCAGTTGTAACCAAGAAGTTAGGTTTACCTGCGGTTAAAACTTGGGCGGATTTAACGCATCCCCGTTTACGAGGTTGGGTGGGGTCGGCTGATCCGCGGCATAGTGGAAGTGTGCATATGATGTATGAAATAATCTTGCAGGCGTATGGTTGGGAAAGAGGATGGGAAAATATAACCCTTCTTGGTGCAAATGTCAAATCGTTTCCTAAAACTGCAAGTGTTACTCCGGAAGATGTTAAGCTGGGTGAAGTAGCGTATGGATTAGCAATAGATGTATATGCCTGGTCTAAAATCAATGAGGTTGGGAAAGATAAAATGCGGTTTATTTTTCCCCAAGGGGTAACTGTGATTAATCCGGATTGTATAGCGATTCTAAAAGGGGCACCGAATCTAACTGAGGCAAAATCGTTTCTTGAATTTACGTTAACTTCGGAAGCTCAAAAACTCTTGATGTTACCGAAAGGCACGCCGGAAGGACCGAAAGAATTTACTCTAACTCGGATGAGTGTTATCCCGAGATTATATGAGGAACTTAATAGTCGGTCAATTATTCCGTTTAATCCATTTAGATCACATGGAGGAATGAAATATAATTTTGAAATAGGTTCGGCTCGATATATGATATTAAACGACCTCATCGGTGCAATGATTATTGATACCCATTCGGAACTGATTCAAGCATGGAATAAAATTATTGCACGAGGTTTAAACCCTATGGAAAAACACCAACTTGGCCGCCCGCCGATTTCGGAAGAAGAAGCACTTCAACTTGCGCAAACGAAATGGAATGACCAAGCATTTCGCAATCAAAAAATAGCTGAGTGGATACGATTTGCGCAGCAGAAATATACTTCGTTAATAAAAACAAATAAAAACTAG
- a CDS encoding RNA-binding protein, whose amino-acid sequence MGRRLFVGSLSFSVNEDKLRDFFSQVGTVNSVKIITDRYTHEPRGFGFVDMSTEEEAQDAISQLNGQPLDGQPVVVNEAREKKITGGIGGTKRRFVQSGGKGSDRRKSGHRGGSFGGGRRNRF is encoded by the coding sequence ATGGGACGTAGATTATTTGTAGGCAGTTTATCTTTTTCGGTGAATGAAGATAAACTACGTGATTTTTTTAGTCAGGTGGGAACAGTTAACTCAGTTAAAATTATCACTGACCGTTATACTCACGAGCCACGTGGGTTCGGATTCGTTGATATGTCGACCGAAGAAGAAGCGCAGGATGCAATCAGTCAACTTAATGGACAACCGTTAGATGGTCAACCCGTAGTGGTCAATGAAGCGCGAGAAAAGAAAATTACTGGTGGTATCGGTGGAACAAAACGTCGTTTCGTTCAAAGTGGTGGGAAAGGCAGTGATAGAAGAAAAAGTGGGCATCGTGGTGGTAGTTTTGGTGGCGGACGTCGTAACCGATTTTAA
- the tatC gene encoding twin-arginine translocase subunit TatC codes for MNDFEDFSDEENELVEEKRLTFIEHLEELRKRIINCLIGFLIATVISFFYSDRLIDILFAPCKNSIKVTYYGSILTPFNIRLKVSSGAGIIIASPYILYQLWMFIEPALKRNEKKVVRILFSFAILCFLVGVAIAYFWIIPIGVPILLQYATPIMQPLIGIEEYISFVIIILVAMGIVFETPLILIGLSKIGLVTSAQLSRNRRYAILLAAILACIITPGSELWTSIFLIIPLYLLFEISVWLIAIIEKR; via the coding sequence ATGAATGATTTTGAGGATTTTTCTGATGAAGAAAACGAATTAGTTGAAGAAAAACGGTTAACTTTTATTGAACATCTTGAAGAACTGCGAAAGCGTATTATCAATTGTTTAATTGGTTTTCTCATAGCAACGGTCATATCCTTTTTCTATTCCGACAGATTAATAGATATTTTATTTGCACCATGTAAAAATAGTATTAAAGTAACCTATTATGGATCGATTCTTACCCCGTTCAATATTCGGCTTAAAGTATCTTCCGGAGCCGGTATTATTATTGCAAGTCCGTATATATTGTATCAATTATGGATGTTCATTGAACCCGCATTGAAACGTAACGAAAAAAAAGTTGTTCGAATTTTATTTTCGTTTGCTATACTTTGTTTTTTAGTGGGAGTAGCGATAGCATATTTTTGGATTATCCCAATTGGAGTGCCGATTTTATTACAATACGCTACTCCAATAATGCAACCTTTAATCGGTATTGAAGAATATATATCGTTTGTAATTATCATTTTAGTCGCAATGGGAATAGTATTTGAAACACCGCTAATATTAATTGGTCTTTCTAAAATTGGTTTGGTTACATCAGCGCAACTATCCAGAAATCGACGATATGCTATTCTTTTAGCTGCGATATTAGCATGTATTATTACTCCTGGTAGTGAACTTTGGACTTCAATATTTTTGATAATTCCGCTTTATCTGTTGTTTGAAATATCGGTTTGGTTAATTGCAATCATCGAAAAGAGATAA
- the tatA gene encoding twin-arginine translocase TatA/TatE family subunit: protein MLPQGAEWIIVLVIALLVFGPKNLPKIGRALGSSIKEFKDSMKGLGDAEENEKVKSEKSDAVKKDDVNQLSG from the coding sequence ATGTTACCTCAAGGTGCAGAATGGATTATAGTTCTGGTGATAGCATTATTGGTCTTCGGTCCCAAAAATCTTCCCAAGATTGGTCGTGCACTTGGAAGTAGTATCAAAGAATTTAAGGACAGCATGAAAGGGTTAGGCGATGCAGAAGAAAATGAGAAAGTTAAGAGCGAAAAAAGTGATGCGGTGAAGAAGGATGATGTAAATCAGTTATCCGGATAA
- a CDS encoding response regulator has product MPEYILVVDDDRDIAQVIKVTLESKAFEVELAYDGKQALASAKRRKPDVIVLDLMMPKMSGIQVLNALRAENSTKDVPVLMLTAATKYSEKPDEYWKEKVGVDDYVSKPFEPMDLLRRVEALINLKKNKEK; this is encoded by the coding sequence TTGCCAGAATATATTCTTGTAGTTGATGACGATAGAGATATTGCTCAGGTTATAAAAGTTACACTGGAATCGAAAGCATTTGAAGTTGAATTGGCTTATGATGGAAAACAAGCGCTCGCGTCAGCAAAAAGACGTAAACCGGACGTAATTGTTCTTGATTTGATGATGCCGAAAATGAGCGGAATCCAGGTGCTAAACGCGTTGCGGGCAGAAAATAGTACCAAAGATGTACCGGTATTAATGCTAACCGCAGCAACCAAATATTCCGAAAAACCTGATGAATACTGGAAAGAGAAGGTAGGAGTCGATGATTACGTTTCCAAACCATTTGAACCTATGGATCTGCTGCGCCGTGTAGAAGCGTTAATTAACCTGAAGAAAAATAAAGAAAAGTAG
- the nagB gene encoding glucosamine-6-phosphate deaminase yields MNVIIVKDKDELGKVGAQIIATEMKKKAVFVLGGATGSTPIPVYKELIRLHKEEGLDFSSVITFNLDEYVGLPGNHDQSYRYFMDTNLFNHININKKNTFVPDGMAKDIAAFCAQYEEMIKDVGGIDVQILGIGSNGHIAFNEPPSSLASRTRQVFLTESTIKDNARFFAKIEDVPTSAISMGIGTILEAKKILLFANGANKADAVAKSIEGPITAMVPASALQLHPDVTFILTEDCTGKLIGKYRK; encoded by the coding sequence ATGAATGTCATTATCGTTAAAGATAAAGACGAACTTGGTAAAGTTGGCGCACAAATTATCGCCACTGAAATGAAGAAAAAAGCAGTATTTGTTCTTGGCGGAGCTACGGGAAGCACCCCAATTCCAGTTTATAAAGAATTAATTCGGTTGCATAAAGAAGAGGGATTGGATTTCTCATCAGTTATTACTTTCAACTTAGACGAATATGTAGGATTGCCGGGAAATCACGATCAGAGCTATCGTTACTTTATGGATACCAACCTCTTCAACCATATTAATATAAATAAGAAGAACACGTTTGTGCCAGACGGTATGGCAAAAGATATTGCGGCGTTTTGTGCGCAATATGAAGAAATGATAAAAGATGTTGGCGGAATTGACGTTCAGATATTAGGAATTGGCAGTAACGGACATATCGCATTTAACGAACCACCGTCGTCGTTAGCTTCTAGAACACGTCAGGTTTTTTTGACTGAAAGCACCATTAAAGATAATGCGCGATTTTTTGCAAAAATTGAAGATGTACCAACCTCGGCAATTAGTATGGGGATAGGTACAATTCTAGAAGCGAAAAAAATTCTGTTATTTGCAAACGGAGCCAATAAAGCGGATGCGGTTGCCAAATCTATTGAGGGACCGATTACAGCTATGGTTCCTGCGAGTGCCCTGCAGTTGCATCCCGATGTAACTTTTATCCTGACTGAAGATTGTACGGGCAAACTAATTGGAAAATATCGTAAATAA
- a CDS encoding DUF4954 family protein → MNNIDVLGALQQAIQTSELIANVAKLKEQTGGNHLTAAQITKLKKNGNFAEDWEKIKVADGFDPDRVRNSMFYGEVYIGKFDENISVETGIELPSGIYNSTIVNTIIGDNALIYSVKLLANYWIQEKAVISNVGELATRKATSFGNGVELSLAIETGGREVKTYGEITVEVATKIASSRKDKNLLAEYEKLVAEYVNKATSSKGIVCEGAMVKNTNKVLETFIGAFGIIDNANIVLNSTLLSNKDEKTEISNGAYVKNSIIQWGSEVTSNGIVDSSVLTEHSHVEREGLVTNSILGPNTGVAEGEVTASLVGPFVGFHHQSLLIAAFWPEGKGNVGYGANVGSNHTSRVPDQEIWCGEGTFFGLSVDIKFPANFSQSPYTILATGVTTLPQKVAFPFSLINSPAEFYPGVPPAYNELIPGWVLSDNLYSVKRNEGKYMKRNKAKRSKFEFEVFRPDIIDLMLDARKRLQAASGKEVYTDKDIKGLGKNFLLEKSRKKGIETYTYFIQYYALLGLKKKVAEVLTTKGKSGLDVLLSTPSDCPRWEHERKILRSELGDKSIPDCLKMLAKMQQDIAKSVQLSREKDDERGVRVIPDYLEARKPAVEDSFVKETWKLTETMVTEIDALLGQIEQ, encoded by the coding sequence ATGAACAACATTGACGTTCTCGGTGCATTACAACAAGCGATCCAAACCTCTGAACTCATTGCTAATGTAGCGAAATTGAAGGAACAAACTGGTGGTAACCATTTAACTGCAGCACAAATTACTAAACTGAAAAAAAATGGCAACTTTGCTGAAGATTGGGAAAAAATTAAAGTCGCTGACGGATTCGATCCCGATCGAGTTCGGAATTCCATGTTCTACGGTGAAGTTTATATCGGAAAATTTGATGAAAATATTTCCGTTGAAACAGGGATAGAACTTCCCAGTGGCATCTATAATTCTACTATTGTCAATACAATTATTGGGGATAATGCTTTAATTTATTCTGTTAAATTACTCGCTAACTATTGGATTCAAGAAAAAGCAGTTATTTCAAACGTCGGTGAACTCGCCACCCGAAAAGCAACTTCATTTGGTAACGGCGTTGAACTTTCGTTAGCAATAGAAACTGGAGGACGAGAAGTTAAAACTTATGGTGAAATAACCGTTGAGGTTGCAACCAAAATCGCTAGTTCTCGAAAAGATAAAAATTTGTTGGCCGAATATGAGAAACTCGTGGCTGAATATGTGAATAAAGCGACGTCATCTAAAGGAATTGTCTGTGAAGGAGCAATGGTAAAAAATACGAATAAAGTACTAGAAACCTTTATTGGTGCATTTGGGATCATTGATAATGCAAATATTGTACTTAATTCTACCTTATTAAGTAATAAAGATGAAAAGACCGAAATCAGCAACGGTGCGTATGTTAAGAATTCTATTATCCAATGGGGTAGTGAAGTTACATCTAACGGTATAGTTGATTCATCGGTTTTAACTGAACATTCCCACGTTGAACGTGAAGGATTAGTAACCAACTCTATTCTCGGACCAAATACTGGAGTCGCTGAAGGTGAAGTAACGGCATCACTGGTCGGACCCTTTGTCGGATTCCATCATCAATCACTGTTAATTGCTGCGTTTTGGCCTGAAGGAAAAGGAAATGTTGGTTATGGCGCAAACGTCGGTAGTAATCATACTTCGCGGGTTCCAGACCAAGAAATATGGTGTGGTGAAGGAACCTTTTTCGGATTAAGCGTGGACATAAAGTTCCCGGCGAATTTTTCTCAATCGCCATATACTATTTTAGCAACAGGAGTTACTACACTACCGCAAAAAGTTGCATTTCCGTTTTCACTTATTAACTCTCCCGCTGAATTTTATCCGGGCGTACCCCCGGCATATAACGAATTGATTCCGGGCTGGGTTCTTTCTGATAACCTTTATTCCGTTAAACGTAATGAAGGTAAATATATGAAACGGAATAAGGCGAAGCGGAGCAAATTCGAGTTTGAAGTTTTCCGACCGGACATTATTGATTTAATGCTCGATGCGCGGAAACGGTTACAAGCTGCATCTGGTAAAGAAGTTTATACTGATAAGGATATTAAAGGTTTAGGTAAAAACTTCTTATTGGAAAAATCGAGAAAAAAAGGAATCGAAACCTATACCTACTTCATTCAATATTATGCATTACTTGGGCTAAAGAAAAAAGTCGCTGAAGTGCTTACAACCAAAGGTAAATCTGGTCTCGATGTATTGCTTAGCACCCCAAGCGATTGTCCACGGTGGGAACATGAACGAAAAATTTTACGATCAGAACTTGGTGATAAATCTATTCCTGATTGTTTGAAAATGTTAGCAAAAATGCAGCAAGATATAGCAAAAAGCGTACAATTATCTCGAGAAAAAGATGATGAACGAGGAGTTCGTGTTATCCCAGATTATTTGGAAGCACGAAAGCCGGCAGTGGAAGATAGTTTTGTTAAAGAAACTTGGAAATTAACCGAAACAATGGTTACTGAGATAGATGCATTGCTCGGTCAAATCGAACAGTAG
- a CDS encoding DUF3307 domain-containing protein, whose protein sequence is MYVFWRLLLAHLIAEFPLQFDVIYRLKIMKTTGIWLHSFIFFLVATVLLIPWWSEWQFWVFLFFLFISHYVLDKFKINLSRKYQVDNLGIFVGDQLAHIGLLSLVLLIDLDETFRLNLPPSLNSISFLYQDNQIVLILIGYLFASFGGAFLVYYLEKMFFPSRNERGFLTTAEKYYTIFGGLLITTFAWLKGYFFLIIPLVPISQWYLFSLRKSERDQGPTIFALITNAVVATSVGILLRFIPGTIT, encoded by the coding sequence ATGTACGTTTTTTGGAGATTATTGCTAGCGCATTTGATTGCCGAATTTCCACTACAATTTGATGTGATTTATCGGCTTAAAATAATGAAAACCACGGGGATTTGGTTACATTCTTTTATTTTTTTTCTCGTTGCGACAGTATTATTAATTCCATGGTGGAGTGAATGGCAATTTTGGGTGTTTCTATTTTTTCTTTTTATTTCGCATTATGTATTAGATAAATTTAAAATTAATCTATCTCGGAAATATCAGGTTGATAATCTTGGAATATTTGTTGGCGATCAACTTGCCCATATCGGTTTATTAAGTTTAGTACTCTTGATAGATTTAGATGAAACATTCCGGCTTAATCTTCCGCCATCGTTAAATTCTATTTCTTTTTTATATCAGGATAATCAAATTGTTCTTATTTTGATCGGATATCTGTTTGCATCTTTTGGCGGAGCTTTTTTGGTTTACTATTTAGAAAAAATGTTTTTCCCTTCACGAAATGAACGCGGTTTTTTGACAACAGCAGAAAAATATTATACTATTTTTGGAGGATTATTAATTACGACATTTGCATGGTTGAAAGGATACTTCTTTCTTATTATCCCATTAGTTCCAATATCACAATGGTATTTATTTTCATTGCGGAAAAGTGAGCGCGACCAAGGGCCAACAATTTTTGCGTTAATAACGAATGCGGTTGTAGCCACTTCAGTTGGAATCTTGTTGCGCTTTATACCAGGAACAATAACGTAA